The Pseudanabaena yagii GIHE-NHR1 genome segment TATTGTTTTGTTGACCTTTTGTGATGGATCGTATTGAATGTTCGAGCAGTTTCTAGATACAAATGCCTTATCCTTTCGGGTTGAAGTCATTCCCATTTTGGGTGTGCTAATTCTGCTAGAGGCGATTCTGTCTGCTGATAATGCGATCGCTCTTGCCGCGATCGTGCGAAGTTTACCAGATCCACAGCAAGAGAAATGGGCGCTACGCTATGGCTTGATTGGCGCTTTTGTGTTGCGCGTTGTTTTAATCTTCACGGCAACATGGGTTATCAAATACTGGCAATTTGAACTCGCGGGTTCCCTATATCTACTATGGCTATCGGGCAGATTCTTCTTAGAAAAAGCACAAGAAGGACATGATACTAAGCACCCAGTCCGCATGGCAGATAAGCTATGGCAAGTTGTGGCTCTTGTATCGCTTACGGATTTAGCTTTTTCCCTTGATAGTGTGACAGCAGCCGTTGCCGTAGCTGAGGAAACTTGGTTAGTATTAATTGGTGGGGTGGCAGGAATTATTGCTTTGCGCTTTTTAGCAGGGCTCTTTATCAAGTGGTTATCTGAATTTACGCATCTAGAATCAGCGGGTTATCTAATTGTGTTGCTAGTAGGTTTGCGCCTATTCATTAAGGTTTTTTCTGATAGCCTCGTTCCTCCTGAATGGTTGATGCTCTCATTGATTGGCGCAGTTTTTCTCTGGGGATTCTCTAAACGTGAGCCATTAGATGATTTAGACGACATTGAAGCGATCGCTGATACAAAACAGTAAAGAAAGGTGACGCATTGCGTCACCTTTCTTTTTGATCACAATTTTTTGGTATAAAGACTCAAGGTAGCGATCGCACTACAAATTTGCCAATTTGCTAAGCCACACATCTTCACTGCGCTAATCAGCGACTAAATAGAGTAAACAAGGAAAAGTATCAAGATGTTTGAATATCCTGAAGACCTAAAATATACCAACTCCCACGAATACATTCGTCTAGAAAATAATGTCGCTACTGTTGGGATTACAGCTTTTGCGATCGATCAGTTAGGCGATATTGTCTTTCTTGATCTTCCTGAAGTAGGGACAAAAGTGGAGAAAGGACAAACCTTCGGCACAATTGAGTCGGTGAAAGCTGTAGAAGATATTTACTCACCTGTAACAGGGACTGTTATTGAAGCCAATACCACTCTAATTGATGAACCTGAAAATATTGCTAACGATCCCTATGGCGCGTCATGGCTACTCAAGGTAAGCATTGAAGACGAAAGTGAACTGAGTGATACTCTTTCCGCCAGTGCATATTCTGAAAAAGTAGAAGGAAAGTAATTGAAAAGAGCGCTTAGCGCTCTTTATTACTCTTTAGTTTGTGGCAAGCGTGGTGGCAACTCAATGGTAAAGGTAGAGCCTTGATTAACTACGCTTTCTAAGTAGATAGTTCCCCCCATGAGCAGGACAAGCTGTTCTGTAATTGCTAAGCCTAAGCCAGTACCACCATGCTTGCGGGTAGAAGATTGATCGACTTGGCGGAATTGTTCAAAAATAGTACGTTGAAACTCAGGCTCAATCCCAATACCTGTATCACGAACTGAAATAAGAATATTTGAGGTTGCGAATGGAGATGTTTGACCTTCTTCAAGTGAATTGCTGGTTTCTATGACCTCCGCAGATGGAGAATCAACAGTCTGTGAAGATGTTTCCGCATATTTTAACTCGACACAAACTTCGCCACTATCCGTAAATTTAATCGCATTGGAAACTAAGTTCGTAATTACTTGTTTAATCCGAATTGAGTCATGGTAGATCGCACAAGTACCAATGTGGTTCTCAAATACAAAATTTAGGGATTTACTGCCAGCTAAAGGTTGCAGACTTTCACAGGTATGGTGGATTAATTCATCTAGGTTAAAGAACTCAGGATGCGCTTCCATTTTGCCTGCCTCGATTTTTGATAGGTCGAGAATGTCATTAATCAAATCTAGTAAATTTTTACCATTACGCAAAATCCGCTCTACCATATCGACTTGACTTGGTGAAAGAGCGTCACGACGCTGGCGCAGCAATACTTGTGAGAAACCGATAATCGCATTCATCGGTGTTCTCAATTCATGACTCATATTGGCAAGAAACTGACTCTTGAGTTGAGTTGCTTCTAATAATTGAGCATTCTGTGCTTCGATTTGATTAATTAACTGAGCATTACCGATCGCGATCGCAGCCTGCACACCAAAGGAGGCTAATAGATTTAAATCTTCGCGCGAACTCGCTCTTTCTAAACGGCAATGCCCGATCGCCAAAACCCCTAAACGCCCAGAACGACTTGACTCAATCGGTACGCACAAAGCACTTTTTACAGGTAGATCTTCGATCAAATGCGATTCTCCTGCTTTGATCTCAACAGGAATTCCTTCTTTAAATACCTGTGCGATTAGATTTTGAGCATCTAGTGCAAAGGATGCTTGCAGAGGAAAATCATCGGGCAATCCTTTTGCTGCTGACAAAGTTAGTCGGTTCTCTTTGGGATTGTATAGGGCAATTACACAAATCTCTGCCCACATAATCGCGTCGCAAGTCGCTTCTACTACTGATTCTAAGAGAACATTTAAATCCTGTAGCTGTTGGTTAATCAAGTTAGTGAGACGTTGCAAAATGCTCATGCGCTTTTGCTGCTCGATCATGATCTTGTTGGTTTCTTGCATCACCTTGTCGCGATAGCGTTGCTCGGTGACATCACGCAAAATCATCACACTGCCAATCAGTTCCGATTCAGTCCCTACCAATGGTGCAGCCTTCGTACTGAGAATGATTTCATTGCCTTCAGGAGGTCGCAAAACCACTTGATCCTCTACAACTTCGCCTGAAGACATGGCGCGAAATACCACCAGATTCGCTAAATCGACGGGTTCGCCATCCTGATGCCTAATGTCAAACTGTTTGACAATTTCCTCCATAGATTTAGCGATCACTGGTGATGCAGGAACGCCATCATTGACAGCATTAAAACTGAGGATTTTACGTCCTGCGGAATTAATTTTGAGAATTCGTCCCGCAGGATCGCTAAGTAATACACCATCGGCAAGTTGCTCAAAAACAGTAGTCAGTTCTTCTCTCTGACGGGCGATCGTTTCAATACTCTGGGCATTACTAATGGCGGTAGCAAGGCGGCGACCAATGGATTGCAGAATATTCCTGCCTCGAGCCGAGAGGGGGGTGAGGCTACCCAAAAACAGAACGCCCACAAGGCTACTTCTGAGCATCAGAGGATATGCTGAAATGCTCTGTGGTAAGAGATCGCCAACGGGAGTACGGTAAACTAAATTCTGTCCTTTGAGGCGATCGCCTTCCCAAATAATCGCTTCTTCTAATTGTCCAGCTTGACCGATGATCCCTTCGCCGAGGGTGATTTCTGTAAGGGCTTGACTAGTTTTATATCCCCATTCGGCCGCTAATACCAGACATCCCTCAGGGCGAGAGTTTGAATTTTCCCATAGGTAAATGCTACCGAGTTGAGCACCTGTGAGTTTACAGATCTCTTCTAAACTTGCCTTGATTAATTTGTATTGATCGGTGGTGTTTACTAACACGCGATCGAGAGATTGCAGGGCAAACTGAATATCACGAGCTTCAAGGGTAGCGGTTTTGGTTTCCATCTGCGCCGCCATCCGATTAAAAACCTTGGCAAATTCTCCGATTTCATCTGAACGATTTAATTGCGATCGCGCAGACAAATTACCTAGGGAGATTTCTTCGGCAGCTTCGGCTAGTTCCGTCAGTGGTGGTTGAATGCTACGGATAATGGAAATCGCTACAAATAGCCCTGAGCCTAGTCCTGTGGAAAGTACCACGATCGCTAACCATGTGGTGAAGTTTTCTAGTTCTGGTGTTCCCTGCTGAATATGTAGCAACAGAATCAAAGTTGCCGTAGCTAGGAGAGATGTACTGGTGGTTAGCCCAAAAATTAAGCGATTGACTAAACTTTCACGACGGGGCAGATTGGCATTAGTCATGGGACTTCAATTTAGTTTGGCGATTTAGTTTGGCGATCAAGTCTGATTCTAGTACTTATTGTAGAATCACCTCACGAATGAGAATTGCTCCCAAGGTTAGAGTTATATAGCAATGTAAGAGATAGCTAGGACAAATCAAAACCCAAATAAGTGAAGGAGGCACGAAGTGCCTCCTTCACTTATTTGGGTTTTATGTCCTAAGCAAAAATTACATTGCTATAGCTGTCGCCGCCTGTATGAGTAAAACGAGAATGGTGGTTATCACGCCGCTATCTCTTCTTAGGTTTGTGACGACAGATTTAGAGCGAGATTTACCTAAGATTTCATAAAAAAAGAGCGCTTAGCGCTCTTTTAGTCTTTGCAGAATTTATCCCTATTCCATAATTCCTAAAAGGGACTGAGGATTTGGGTGAGGTAGTTGAGGTGCGATAAAACCTGACGAGTAGAGATGAGGATTGGACTGAGCGACTAAACTGAAGGCATCGCGAGCCTGTTCAGTTACCGCCACAGTCTTAGCATCATAGGTTTGGGTTGCCAACTTGGGATACATGCCGATCGCCACAATTGGCACAAGCAAGCAAGCTGCAACAAATATCTCGCGAGGCTTTGCATCACTAACATATTTATCGAAGTGCAAAGCTGGATTAGGCTTGCCATAGAATACTTGGCGCAAGGTTGAGAGTAAGTAGATGGGGGTGATAATTACGCCAACCGCCGCGATAAAGATCATCACAATCTTAAAATTGGATGCATAGACATCACTGGTGGTAATACCAAGGAAAATCTTCAGTTCGCTTACAAAACCGCTCATCCCTGGAAGTGCGAGAGAAGCCATTGCCGAAGCGGTCATCAGGGCAAAAGCCTTAGGCATGATTTTGGCAATCCCACCCATTTCGTCCATCATTAAAGTATGGGTGCGATCGTAGGTGACACCAGCAAGGAAGAATAATGCGCCTGCAATCAGACCGTGAGATAGCATTTGCAATACTGCACCACTAACTCCAAGATCATTAAATGATGCAAGTCCTATCAAAATAAAGCCCATGTGGGAAATTGAGGAATAGGCTAGGCGACGCTTGAGATTTTGTTGCGCGAAGGCAGCTAATGCTCCATAAACAATGCCAACTACGCCTAAAACAGCAAGTAAAGGCGCAAAGTAAACATGGGCATTGGGCAACATTTCAATATTGAAACGGATTAAGGCATAGCCACCCATTTTGAGCAAGACCCCAGCCAAGACCATTGATACTGGTGCAGAAGCTTCACCATGAGCATCAGGCAACCATGTATGTAATGGGAAAATTGGTAACTTCACACCAAAAGCGATTAAGAAACCAGCATAGGCGAGTAACTCAAAAGCGATCGGATACTGCTTTAAGGCTAGTTCCGATAGGTTAAAGGTGGTGACATCGCCATAGAATGCCATCGCTAAACCAGCAACAAGAATGAAAATCGAACCTAATGCTGTGTAGAGGATAAACTTGGTTGCAGCGTAAAGACGCTTAGCTCCCCCCCAAATCGAAATCAGCAAATATACAGGAACTAGCTCTAATTCCCACATCAAGAAAAATAGGAGTAAATCCTGAGCTGCAAATACGCCAATCTGAGCGCTATATAGACAAAGCATCAAGAAGTAGAACAGGCGATGCTTTTGGGTAACGTTCCAACTTGCAAAAATTGCAAGGGTAGTAATCAAACCTGTCAATAGAATTAGCGGCATGGACAAACCATCAACCGCTAGCGAAAAGTTCAAACCAATTTGGGGAATCCAAGCATAAGTTTCTGTCATCTGAAACGCTGCTTCATGCAGGTTGTATTGACTCCAGAATGCATAAATGATTAGAGATAGTTCGACAAACCCAACCCCCACGGCATATGAGCGCACGGTCTTGCCATATTTATCTGGAATGAAGGGAATCGCAAAGGCGGCGACTAGAGGAAACAAAAGAATTGTTGTAAGCCAAGGAAATTCTGCAACAGACATGATGAGGATAAATACTTACTCGTTAAATACATTGTATGAAGCTTTTGTAAACTTGTATTAAGTCTTTTGACATAAAAGTTAATAATTTTCAAATCATCCTAATAGACTCAAAGCTATACCCAGACTTATTTATTAGGATTTAGATTGAAAAGCATCTATAAATTGTCATTCAACTGATAAATATCATTGATTTATAGCTATCGTTAAACTTGATAGCGACAAAACTCTTTGATTAACCTTAGAAATTAAATAGTTAAAAAACAAACCCAGATTGTCATGCTGCCCGCTTTGCAGGCAGCATGACAATCTGGGTTTTAAGTTTATTTGTGCTTACTACTTAAGTAGCTGGGCGCAATTAAATATAAAAAACCACAACCTGCGGCGCACGCGCAGCGTGCGCCGCAGGTTGTGGCTCTAGTTTTTAATTATGCCCAGCTACTTAATACAGGCTGACTTTATTAATCACAAGTTATGATCGCGAGACAATTTCTATTAAGATCGAAGTTCTACAACAAATTCAGTTGATTTTTGTTGCTCCGCGACAATTATTCCCAACATTCACCTTATACGCTCTCAAAACACAAATGAAGACTTGGCTCAAACCTGCTCAGCGATTAGAAAAACTTCCTCAATATGTTTTTGCACGCTTAGATGAGTTAAAGTTGCGAGCGAAAGAGCAAGGTCTAGATTTGATCGATTTGGGCATGGGTAATCCCGATGGACCTACGCCCCAGCCTGTAATTGATTCCGCGATCGCTGCTTTACAAGATCCCAAAAATCACGGCTATCCCCCCTTTGAAGGTACTGCAAGTTTCCGTCGCGCAATTACAGACTGGTATAAGCGCCGTTACAATGTGCAACTTGACTCTGAGGGAGAAGCCTTACCCCTAATTGGTTCTAAAGAAGGTTTAGGACATTTAGCGATCGCCTATATCGATCCAGGGGATGTAGTACTTGTGCCAAGTCCTGCCTATCCCGCCCATTTTCGCGGTCCTTTGCTTGCAGGGGGCGAAATCTATGAAATGATTCTCAGCGCTGAGAATAACTGGTTGATTGACCTTGCGGCAATTCCTGAGGAAGTTGCTCAACGTGCAAAGGTCATGTATTTCAACTATCCTGCAAATCCCACAGGTGCGATCGCCCCACGCGAGTTTTTTGAAGAAGCGGTTGCCTTTGCGAAGAAATACGAGATTCTATTAGTTCATGATCTTTGTTACGCCGAACTTGCCTTTGATGGTTATCAACCTACTAGCCTATTGGAAATCGAAGGTGGTAAAGATGTCGGGGTAGAATTTCATACCCTTTCCAAAACCTATAACATGGCTGGTTGGCGCGTCGGTTTTGTGGTTGGTAATCGTCACATTATCCAAGGTTTACGAACTCTCAAAACTAACCTTGATTACGGTATTTTCTCAGCAATTCAAGTAGCCGCAGAAACAGCACTACAACTACCTGACCAATATCTAGAAGCAGTCTGCGATCGCTACAAAGAGCGCCGTGATTTCCTAATTGCGGGACTGGGGGAACTAGGATGGGATATCCCCAAAACCTATGCCACGATGTATCTCTGGATTCCTGTACCCGTAGGAATGTCCTCCGCCGACTTTGCACTCAAGGTCTTAGAAAGTACAGGTGTCGTATTCACCCCCGGTAGTGCCTTTGGTAAAGGTGGTGAAGGTTATGTGAGAATTAGTTTGATCGCTGATTGCGATCGCTTAGGTGAAGCGTTAAATCGCCTGAAGCAGGCAGGTATAAGGTACAAATAATTTGAAATTAAAAAATGGCAGCGCCATTTTTTAATTTGGTATAGGAAAACAGGAAAAGGAAAAGTGATTAATTTGTTGCCGCTTGCTTTTGAATTTACCTCACCTGGACCGATCGCCTTAGAGATTGGTCCACTAACAATTCGTTGGTACGGATTGCTGATTGCTTCGGCGATTATTCTAGGCACTGTGTTAGCGCAAACCCTTGCCAAAAAACGTAATGTTGATCCTGAACTGGTTGGGGATCTGGCGATTTGGCTAGTCGTAGGGGCAATTCCCTGCGCTCGTTTTTACTACGTCCTATTTGAATGGCAGCGCTTTCAAACTCAACCTTGGTACAAAGTATTTGCGATCTGGGAAGGTGGCATTGCTATTCATGGGGCAATTATTGGTGGGGCGATCGCAGCAACTATTTTCTGTAAGCGCCAACAAATTTCCACTTGGTTAATGGCTGATATCGTCATGCCGACGGTGATCCTTGGACAAGCGATCGGGCGTTGGGGCAACTTCTTTAACTCTGAAGCCTTTGGTGCGCCCACGGATTTACCTTGGAAGCTATTTATTCCCATCAATCGCCGTCCACCTGAGTTTATTAATGAACCCTACTTTCACCCTACATTTCTTTATGAGTCACTCTGGAATGTTGGTGTATTTGCCATTTTGATCTTTACTTTTTTAAAGTTTCCTAAACTCAAAACTGGCACAATCACTATGATCTATGCGATCGCCTATAGTTTGGGTAGATTTTGGATCGAAGGTTTACGCACCGACAGCTTGATGATTGGACCACTGCGTACTGCTCAAATGGTCAGCTTAACCGCGATCGCCGCAGGGATTTTTGGTCTGATTTGGCTATATGGTTTGCGCCGTCGTTTCCCAGATACAATCTCCAAAGAATTTCCCGCCGAAAACTCATAACTTGATTATTAAGCCCCGCTTAGCGGGGCTTAATAATATAAATATTTCTTGATCCCCATACCCATGTCCCCAGTTCCATCTAAAGATCCTCGTGCCATGGTAGAGACTGCCTTCTTGGCAAGCACCACGGCTATGTTGTTTTTAATTAACTATTACTTTCCCCTTGGACCTCTGCTACGAATGCTATTTCCATTGCCAACTGCTCTTGCCTATTTGCGTTGGAATGGTCGCGCCGCATGGATGGCAATGATTGTGACAGCTTTACTTCTGGCGATCTTGATGGGACCGACACGCAGTATTCAATATATTATTCCGCATGGACTAGTCGGAGTCACCCTAGGCTATCTCTGGAAGAGGGATTTTCCTTGGTCTGGCTCGCTTAGCATTGCAACAATCATTGGCTCATTGGGGACAGCTTTTCAATTTGCTTTTCTCTCGATTTTATTAGGAGAGAATCTCTGGACATATTCAATTGTGCAGATTACAGGATTTCTCAATTGGCTAATGCAGCTTTTTGGTTCATTAGAGCAGCCCGACTTTGCCGCGATTCAAACCTTTGCGATCGCCGCGATCATCTTTAGCAACTTTGCTTATCAATTACTAGTTCATCTCGTTGCATGGATTGTCCTTGATCGTCTCGGTAATCCTATCCCTGCTCCCCCCAAATGGATAGAATCTTTGCTAGCTTAGTTATGAAACTTCCCCTTAAGCTAGTTTTCAGACAAACTCAGAGAATCTTAATTAATTGACACAATATTGACTGAGAAATTATACTCATTAGTTAACCGCCAAAAATGAGTAATATTCTGAAACATTGGCGCAATTTACCCTCGCTATCATGACCAATCCTGCCGAACCGACTCCAACCACACTAACACCTCAATCGATTGCCCTGTCCGAGCGAGAACTTCAAGTGATTGAATTAGTGGCTGCGGGCTT includes the following:
- the lgt gene encoding prolipoprotein diacylglyceryl transferase, which translates into the protein MINLLPLAFEFTSPGPIALEIGPLTIRWYGLLIASAIILGTVLAQTLAKKRNVDPELVGDLAIWLVVGAIPCARFYYVLFEWQRFQTQPWYKVFAIWEGGIAIHGAIIGGAIAATIFCKRQQISTWLMADIVMPTVILGQAIGRWGNFFNSEAFGAPTDLPWKLFIPINRRPPEFINEPYFHPTFLYESLWNVGVFAILIFTFLKFPKLKTGTITMIYAIAYSLGRFWIEGLRTDSLMIGPLRTAQMVSLTAIAAGIFGLIWLYGLRRRFPDTISKEFPAENS
- a CDS encoding TerC family protein, yielding MFEQFLDTNALSFRVEVIPILGVLILLEAILSADNAIALAAIVRSLPDPQQEKWALRYGLIGAFVLRVVLIFTATWVIKYWQFELAGSLYLLWLSGRFFLEKAQEGHDTKHPVRMADKLWQVVALVSLTDLAFSLDSVTAAVAVAEETWLVLIGGVAGIIALRFLAGLFIKWLSEFTHLESAGYLIVLLVGLRLFIKVFSDSLVPPEWLMLSLIGAVFLWGFSKREPLDDLDDIEAIADTKQ
- the gcvH gene encoding glycine cleavage system protein GcvH, whose product is MFEYPEDLKYTNSHEYIRLENNVATVGITAFAIDQLGDIVFLDLPEVGTKVEKGQTFGTIESVKAVEDIYSPVTGTVIEANTTLIDEPENIANDPYGASWLLKVSIEDESELSDTLSASAYSEKVEGK
- a CDS encoding NAD(P)H-quinone oxidoreductase subunit 4, producing MSVAEFPWLTTILLFPLVAAFAIPFIPDKYGKTVRSYAVGVGFVELSLIIYAFWSQYNLHEAAFQMTETYAWIPQIGLNFSLAVDGLSMPLILLTGLITTLAIFASWNVTQKHRLFYFLMLCLYSAQIGVFAAQDLLLFFLMWELELVPVYLLISIWGGAKRLYAATKFILYTALGSIFILVAGLAMAFYGDVTTFNLSELALKQYPIAFELLAYAGFLIAFGVKLPIFPLHTWLPDAHGEASAPVSMVLAGVLLKMGGYALIRFNIEMLPNAHVYFAPLLAVLGVVGIVYGALAAFAQQNLKRRLAYSSISHMGFILIGLASFNDLGVSGAVLQMLSHGLIAGALFFLAGVTYDRTHTLMMDEMGGIAKIMPKAFALMTASAMASLALPGMSGFVSELKIFLGITTSDVYASNFKIVMIFIAAVGVIITPIYLLSTLRQVFYGKPNPALHFDKYVSDAKPREIFVAACLLVPIVAIGMYPKLATQTYDAKTVAVTEQARDAFSLVAQSNPHLYSSGFIAPQLPHPNPQSLLGIME
- a CDS encoding DUF2232 domain-containing protein: MSPVPSKDPRAMVETAFLASTTAMLFLINYYFPLGPLLRMLFPLPTALAYLRWNGRAAWMAMIVTALLLAILMGPTRSIQYIIPHGLVGVTLGYLWKRDFPWSGSLSIATIIGSLGTAFQFAFLSILLGENLWTYSIVQITGFLNWLMQLFGSLEQPDFAAIQTFAIAAIIFSNFAYQLLVHLVAWIVLDRLGNPIPAPPKWIESLLA
- a CDS encoding ATP-binding protein, translated to MTNANLPRRESLVNRLIFGLTTSTSLLATATLILLLHIQQGTPELENFTTWLAIVVLSTGLGSGLFVAISIIRSIQPPLTELAEAAEEISLGNLSARSQLNRSDEIGEFAKVFNRMAAQMETKTATLEARDIQFALQSLDRVLVNTTDQYKLIKASLEEICKLTGAQLGSIYLWENSNSRPEGCLVLAAEWGYKTSQALTEITLGEGIIGQAGQLEEAIIWEGDRLKGQNLVYRTPVGDLLPQSISAYPLMLRSSLVGVLFLGSLTPLSARGRNILQSIGRRLATAISNAQSIETIARQREELTTVFEQLADGVLLSDPAGRILKINSAGRKILSFNAVNDGVPASPVIAKSMEEIVKQFDIRHQDGEPVDLANLVVFRAMSSGEVVEDQVVLRPPEGNEIILSTKAAPLVGTESELIGSVMILRDVTEQRYRDKVMQETNKIMIEQQKRMSILQRLTNLINQQLQDLNVLLESVVEATCDAIMWAEICVIALYNPKENRLTLSAAKGLPDDFPLQASFALDAQNLIAQVFKEGIPVEIKAGESHLIEDLPVKSALCVPIESSRSGRLGVLAIGHCRLERASSREDLNLLASFGVQAAIAIGNAQLINQIEAQNAQLLEATQLKSQFLANMSHELRTPMNAIIGFSQVLLRQRRDALSPSQVDMVERILRNGKNLLDLINDILDLSKIEAGKMEAHPEFFNLDELIHHTCESLQPLAGSKSLNFVFENHIGTCAIYHDSIRIKQVITNLVSNAIKFTDSGEVCVELKYAETSSQTVDSPSAEVIETSNSLEEGQTSPFATSNILISVRDTGIGIEPEFQRTIFEQFRQVDQSSTRKHGGTGLGLAITEQLVLLMGGTIYLESVVNQGSTFTIELPPRLPQTKE
- a CDS encoding aspartate aminotransferase; this translates as MKTWLKPAQRLEKLPQYVFARLDELKLRAKEQGLDLIDLGMGNPDGPTPQPVIDSAIAALQDPKNHGYPPFEGTASFRRAITDWYKRRYNVQLDSEGEALPLIGSKEGLGHLAIAYIDPGDVVLVPSPAYPAHFRGPLLAGGEIYEMILSAENNWLIDLAAIPEEVAQRAKVMYFNYPANPTGAIAPREFFEEAVAFAKKYEILLVHDLCYAELAFDGYQPTSLLEIEGGKDVGVEFHTLSKTYNMAGWRVGFVVGNRHIIQGLRTLKTNLDYGIFSAIQVAAETALQLPDQYLEAVCDRYKERRDFLIAGLGELGWDIPKTYATMYLWIPVPVGMSSADFALKVLESTGVVFTPGSAFGKGGEGYVRISLIADCDRLGEALNRLKQAGIRYK